Proteins from one Mytilus galloprovincialis chromosome 11, xbMytGall1.hap1.1, whole genome shotgun sequence genomic window:
- the LOC143050854 gene encoding uncharacterized protein LOC143050854, whose translation MDPSHVEQQEEIQPQEGDVPELLENPSNTSQSDETPEARRVRDLTEKGQGAFTEKRDKFCQELEALWADIESQLLEVTTPPNDLQQLLTVQDKLVKACNNYRRLTDEYLDFLKRTRTLESQKEIDACKLSLDLRLSKVELVMEKLHEHRLALTKAKSTKTKTSRGKKTSHSGSSNVSDMSSLARRKRAKAEAAKSKIAFVEKHALILQQEAMLEEQALFRQNEMEQEAARKKAEMEQEAAHKKAEMEQEASRKQAEMEQEVAQRKHEAAQRTVQLEQEAAHRKVQLEQEAAYRKTQLEQQLEQEAMRRKAQMQQEAARVSREKAELKAKFNLLEAQREAAAAEAEARILEYDDSQAYSDLPDEKEDPLQRVQDFVNKLPVSTVVKEVTGPQKKKQIPVKIELSHEAPAFVPSVASNLLSQTSAVLPSDNKSPEVTFIPDLGLVTGIQKLGLSDESPTEHQKQGVKEAIPVLRTKQDVIEEIPVSHKKQDVIEEIPVAHQQQINLTSEITRFLLRKDLLFSRLTSFNDRAESFHTWKASFKNVTDELQVSDSEQIDLLIKWLGPESAKHAISIRASNANNPTIGIQRLWKRLDERYGAPEMLEASLMSKLAKFPTLTNKDNARLYELSDILSEIEYHKENPKLGCLLAYFDSSSGINPIVEKLPYGLQEKWTTRATRYKSKYEVAFPPFTEFSAFIREISKTKNDPGFIFGSKATPNTKGAAPRSTPYPKTKVGAHKTAVEQQTEDSSQQQNLYHNNLKVPSLAHPDKPTAGS comes from the exons atggatcccagtcatgtgGAACAACAAGAAGAGATTCAGCCCCAAGAAGGAGATGTCCCTGAACTATTAGAAAATCCGTCTAatacatcacagtcagatgaaactcccgaggctaggcgagtacgtgacctcacggaaaaaggacaaggagctttcactgaaaaacgtgacaagttttgtcaggaactagaggctctctgggcagacattgaatcccagttattggaagtaacaacgcctcctaacgatctccagcaactcctaacagtccaggacaaacttgttaaagcctgtaataattatcgtaggcttacagatgaatacctagactttctgaaaaggacccgaacattggagagtcaaaaagaaattgatgcatgtaaactctctttggatttacgtctgtccaaagtggagctagttatggaaaaactacacgagcatcgcctcgcTCTAACAAAGGCCAAATCCACTAAAACAAAGACCTCAAGGGGCAAGAAAACCTCGCACAGcggtagctctaacgtgtcagacatgtcaagcctggcacggagaaagcgagccaaggcagaggctgcaaagtctaagatagcatttgtcgaaaaacatgcccttatcctacaacaggaagcaatgttagaagaacaagccctgttcagacaaaatgaaatggaacaggaagcagcacgcaaaaaggctgaaatggaacaggaagcagcacacaaaaaggctgaaatggaacaggaagccagTCGTAAACAGGCAGAAATGGAGCAAGAAGTCGCTCAACGTAAACATGAGGCCGCACAGAGAACAGTTCAGCTAGAACAGGAGGCTGCTCACAGAAAAGTGCAATTAGAACAAGAGGCCGCTTACAGAAAAACGCAATTAGAACAACAATTAGAACAAGAGGCTATGCGCAGGAAGGCTCAAATGCAACAAGAAGCCGCACGAGTAAGCCGGGAAAAGGCCGAGCttaaagccaaatttaaccttcttgaagcacagagagaagctgcagccgcagaggcagaggctcgtatcctggaatacgatgatagccaagcgtatagcgatctccctgacgaaaaggaagacccgctccagcgtgtgcaagatttcgtcaataaacttcctgtatcaactgttgttaaggaagtaacaggacctcaaaagaaaaaacaaattcctgttaagattgagctgagtcacgaagcaccagcgttcgtgccatccgtggcatcgaacttgctgtcacagacatctgcCGTCTTGCCTTCCGATaataagtcaccggaagttacctttatcccagatctgggattagtaaccggcatacaaaaacttggcctttcagatgagagccctactgaacaccaaaaacagggtgttaaagaagcgatccctgtcttacgcacaaaacaagacgttatagaagagatccctgtttcacacAAAAAACAAGACgtaatagaagagatccctgttgcacaccagcaacaaatcaaccttACATCAGAGATAACTAGATTCCTCTTACGCaaggacctgcttttctcccgattaacaagctttaacgatcgggcagaatcctttcatacttggaaagcaagcttcaagaacgtgactgatgagttacaagtctctgactcagaacagatcgatttactgatcaagtggctcggtccagagtctgctaaacacgccattagcataagagcgtcgaacgccaataatcctaccataggtatacagagattatggaagaggcttgacgagcggtatggtgctccagaaatgttggaagcctctctcatGAGTAAACTTGCAAAATTCCCAACCTTAACGAATAAGGACAACGCACGTCTCTACgaactgtctgacattctatctgaaatagaatatcacaaggaaaatcccaagctgggatgtttgctagcaTATTTTGACTCCTCGTCCGGGATAAATCctattgttgaaaaattaccgtacggactccaagaaaagtggaccACAAGGGCTACAAGATACAAGTccaaatatgaagttgcctttccacctttcacagaattctctgccttcatcagggaaataagcaaaacaaagaacgatcctgggttcatctttgggtcaaaagccacaccaaatacaaaaggtgCTGCGCCAAGGTCTACGCCTTACCCTAAGACTAAAGTTGGTGCTCATAAAACAgctgttgaacagcaaactgaagacagcagtcaacaacaaaatctgt ACCACAACAATCTGAAAGTTCCCAGTTTAGCTCACCCAgacaagcctacggcggggagctaA
- the LOC143051301 gene encoding uncharacterized protein LOC143051301: MASVGYRENLFFNLTEEEKEEFTCSICCHILRHPHECQNGHQFCHFCITRWSHHASHGSCPMCRVDGLYRENVELEDRLNQKIVSCEWKRCFWTGPLANLETHLHTVYVERSRKDAYRSLGMDTNRSRQSERSRKTEHSIMQQNTALSQNIQKLDLKSHAKFEKIYKRIIEDEWQKLKKGENIKRRFMALRRHIEEEDMRMLHRIKEVEMRKLKEIENNKRRVKSLDLTKEKFRDTSLRRSLRKDKEIKNENILQKHRIDNMLKRRKSEKEKNEEKLKEIERVKSERSENFQRRLEREEREWKEKLADLLRKIRETEKKKNEEIKTMQTEIKSERSRDKEKEYTHKNISFFNVYRK, encoded by the exons ATGGCTTCCGTTGGCTATAGGGAGAATTTATTTTTCAACCTTACAGAAGAGGAGAAGGAAGAGTTCACGTGTTCAATATG TTGTCACATCTTACGGCACCCCCATGAGTGTCAAAATGGCCACCAGTTTTGTCATTTCTGCATAACAAGATGGAGTCACCACGCTTCTCATGGTTCCTGCCCCATGTGCCGAGTGGATGGACTTTACCGTGAGAATGTCGAGTTAGAAGATCGTTTAAACCAGAAAATTGTAAGCTGCGAATGGAAAAGATGTTTTTGGACTGGGCCGCTGGCAAACTTGGAAACACATTTGCACACTGTATATGTGGAAAGGAGTAGAAAAGATGCATATCGTAGTCTGGGAATGGATACGAATCGATCCCGGCAAAGTGAACGATCACGAAAAACTGAACACTCAATCATGCAACAAAACACTGCATTGTCACAAAATATTCAGAAACTTGATTTAAAAAGTCATGCTAAGTTCGAGAAAATATACAAACGTATTATAGAAGATGAATGGCAAAAGTTGAAAAAAGGAGAAAATATCAAACGTCGTTTTATGGCATTAAGACGTCACATTGAAGAAGAAGACATGCGCATGCTTCATAGAATCAAGGAAGTGGAGATGAGGAAACttaaagaaatagaaaacaataaacgaaGAGTTAAAAGTCTAGATTTAACGAAAGAAAAATTCAG agATACTTCTTTGAGAAGATCACTTCGAAAAGATaaagaaatcaaaaatgaaaatattttacaaaagcaTCGTATAGACAATATGCTGAAGAGAAGAAAatcagaaaaagaaaagaatgaagAAAAATTGAAAGAGATAGAAAGAGTAAAATCGGAACGTAGTGAAAATTTTCAACGACGACTTGAAAGGGAAGAACGGGAATGGAAAGAAAAACTAGCAGATTTATTGAGAAAGATCAGAgagacagaaaaaaagaaaaacgaagaaattaaaacaatgcaaacagAAATAAAAAGCGAGAGAAGTAGAGATAAGGAGAAAGAATATACACACaagaatatttcttttttcaatgtttacagaaaatga